A genomic window from Litoreibacter janthinus includes:
- the fabI gene encoding enoyl-ACP reductase FabI → MSNGLMAGKRGLIMGVANDKSIAWGIAKACADQGAEIAFSYQGDALLKRVRPLADSIGAKHVLPCDVSNGESIDALFKTLEEDWGSLDFVVHAIGFSNKDELRGRYVDTSSDNFRMTMDISVYSFTAVAQRAEKMMNDGGSLLTLTYYGAEKVMPHYNVMGVAKAALEASVKYLAEDLGKDNIRVNAISAGTIKTLAASGIGDFRYIMKWNEYNAPLRRTVTQEEVGKSALYLLSDLGSAVTGEVLHVDAGYHVVGMKAVDAPDIEK, encoded by the coding sequence ATGTCAAATGGATTGATGGCAGGCAAGCGCGGGCTGATCATGGGGGTGGCGAACGACAAGTCCATCGCTTGGGGTATTGCAAAGGCTTGCGCCGACCAAGGCGCGGAAATTGCCTTTTCCTATCAGGGCGATGCGCTTTTGAAGCGTGTCCGACCCCTCGCCGACAGCATTGGCGCGAAGCATGTGCTGCCGTGCGATGTAAGCAATGGCGAGTCGATAGATGCCTTGTTTAAAACGCTTGAAGAGGACTGGGGCTCACTTGATTTCGTGGTGCACGCTATCGGATTCTCCAACAAAGACGAACTTCGCGGTCGCTATGTAGACACCTCGTCCGACAACTTCCGCATGACAATGGATATCTCTGTCTACTCCTTCACAGCGGTTGCGCAGCGCGCCGAAAAGATGATGAATGACGGCGGATCCTTGCTCACGCTCACCTATTACGGCGCAGAAAAGGTCATGCCACATTATAATGTGATGGGCGTGGCAAAGGCTGCACTGGAAGCGTCGGTGAAATATCTGGCCGAGGATCTTGGCAAAGATAACATTCGTGTTAACGCCATCTCGGCTGGTACGATCAAGACGCTGGCGGCATCTGGCATCGGCGACTTCCGCTATATTATGAAGTGGAACGAATATAACGCGCCGCTGCGCCGGACAGTCACGCAAGAAGAAGTCGGCAAATCCGCTTTGTATCTGCTGTCCGATCTAGGTTCCGCTGTGACCGGTGAAGTGCTGCATGTCGACGCCGGCTATCACGTCGTCGGCATGAAGGCCGTGGACGCGCCGGACATCGAGAAATGA
- the pdxH gene encoding pyridoxamine 5'-phosphate oxidase, whose product MTDRSGKFAGDDPFQIIRDWMDEAVQTEPNDPNAIAIATVDRDGLPNVRMVLLKDVEDDAFVFYTNYESAKAAELDHAGKAAFVMHWKSLRRQVRVRGIVTREDGAQADDYYKSRSLKSRLGAWASKQSQPLSSRGALMAEVAKVTAAKGLNPDRPPFWGGYRIRPVEIEFWADGAARLHDRFRWSRTEPHGPWTITRLSP is encoded by the coding sequence ATGACGGATAGGTCCGGAAAATTCGCGGGGGACGACCCGTTTCAGATCATTCGCGACTGGATGGATGAAGCGGTGCAGACCGAACCAAACGACCCGAACGCGATCGCCATCGCGACGGTCGATCGCGACGGGTTACCAAATGTGCGAATGGTTCTGCTCAAAGATGTCGAGGATGACGCCTTCGTTTTCTACACGAATTACGAAAGTGCGAAAGCTGCGGAGCTAGATCATGCGGGCAAAGCGGCGTTTGTCATGCATTGGAAATCCTTGAGGCGCCAAGTACGTGTTCGTGGTATAGTCACCCGAGAAGATGGGGCGCAGGCGGATGACTACTATAAGTCCCGCTCGCTCAAGAGCCGTTTGGGAGCATGGGCATCCAAGCAATCGCAACCGCTTTCATCGCGTGGTGCCTTGATGGCAGAGGTGGCGAAAGTGACTGCTGCAAAGGGTCTAAATCCGGATCGCCCGCCATTCTGGGGCGGATATCGGATCAGACCTGTAGAGATCGAATTTTGGGCCGACGGCGCGGCACGACTTCACGACAGATTCCGCTGGTCGCGCACGGAGCCACACGGACCTTGGACAATAACGCGTCTTAGTCCGTAA
- a CDS encoding cold-shock protein, protein MTQNSEVADASKFVVGHVKWFDAVKGFGFVVAEEGGPDILLHANVLRNFGQGSVADGSQVELRVHETDRGLQAVEVLSLTPPVLDGSEAGPILAAEDLSDVEMIPARVKWFDKGKGFGFANAYGSSDDIFLHVEVLRRCGLADLLAGEAVCLRVVDGERGQMAAEVHSWDYAVSNS, encoded by the coding sequence ATGACACAGAATAGCGAAGTAGCCGACGCAAGTAAGTTTGTGGTCGGTCATGTTAAATGGTTTGACGCGGTGAAGGGCTTTGGCTTTGTCGTAGCGGAAGAGGGTGGCCCTGACATTTTGCTCCATGCAAATGTTTTGCGGAACTTCGGTCAGGGATCCGTTGCAGATGGCAGTCAGGTTGAACTGCGGGTCCATGAGACCGACCGGGGCCTACAGGCGGTCGAGGTCCTATCGCTCACCCCTCCCGTTTTGGACGGAAGTGAAGCTGGCCCAATCTTGGCCGCAGAGGATTTGTCTGACGTCGAAATGATCCCTGCTCGGGTGAAATGGTTTGACAAGGGCAAGGGCTTCGGATTTGCCAATGCCTATGGTTCAAGTGATGACATCTTTCTTCACGTCGAAGTCCTGCGTCGCTGCGGGCTTGCGGATCTTCTTGCGGGCGAGGCTGTTTGCCTTCGCGTCGTCGATGGGGAACGCGGTCAAATGGCGGCTGAGGTTCACTCTTGGGACTATGCTGTCTCGAATTCGTGA
- a CDS encoding DUF192 domain-containing protein: MLSRIRDSIISAVFLTGFAAGGAFADSCTPNRVNIKGEFGSISFRVEIADDFQERATGLMNRDSLPMLSGMLFVYERPQPLAFWMRNTLIPLDMIFVEPTGKVAKIHANAVPLDETAISGGDGLTHVLEIGGGLAAKFGISEGDILQHSSFNQNEALWPCG, from the coding sequence ATGCTGTCTCGAATTCGTGACTCGATAATTTCGGCAGTCTTTCTGACAGGCTTCGCCGCTGGCGGAGCCTTCGCTGATTCTTGCACGCCAAACCGTGTGAACATCAAAGGTGAGTTTGGGTCGATCTCTTTTCGTGTCGAGATCGCAGATGACTTTCAAGAACGCGCCACTGGTCTTATGAACCGCGACAGCCTTCCGATGCTTTCGGGGATGCTCTTTGTTTATGAGCGCCCACAGCCTTTGGCGTTCTGGATGCGCAACACGCTGATTCCGCTTGATATGATATTCGTTGAACCGACGGGCAAGGTCGCCAAGATCCACGCGAATGCCGTCCCGCTAGACGAAACTGCCATTTCTGGCGGGGACGGACTCACCCATGTTCTTGAAATCGGCGGTGGGTTGGCTGCCAAATTCGGGATTTCCGAAGGTGATATCCTTCAACATTCCAGCTTTAATCAAAATGAAGCGCTTTGGCCCTGCGGTTAG